ACGTAAACACTTGCTGATTGGCTCTTTTCTGTACCAATGTAGAATTTGCCaaactgtttacatgtttatgaGACGAGATATTATTTGAGGAATCTGCCACTATTCCTGTGTCCAGTGGGAGGAGCACCCCTTCCTGTTTACACACGTATGCCCAGTGCAGGCGAGTTGTCAGGAGATTTTGCAcggacagggattaaaactgacaCGAAGGCAAAACGCTGGAGTGGATGTAGCCGTAGTCTGCACAGACTAAAGCAACAGGTTGTGAGCGATGCATTATTTTTCATACAACTTTTGTCCAGAAAGTAAGACATGAAGCTGTTGTTGTCACTATATATACTTATTATGTGTTCACATTACattgaattaaaacagagtGAAGGAAGATTTACTCTTCGGCTTCAGTAGGGGTATAAGGAGTTTAAACTGATCTGCTGACAGCAGTGTTAACATTTAACATGATGCttttaagagaaaataaaaaaaacatgaattaccTTTGGGCAGCAGGGGGATGAGGGAGTTAAAGGAACCACAGTTGTCAGCCCAGCCGTGCACACACATCACAGGACGCCCATGATCAGGACCCCACACCTTACCTCTGATCTCTCCCCATGGGACTGGAATATTGAGCTCCGACACTGGACACAACGCAACACAATCTGTTTTAGTAAGACTCACCAAAAGCTGGAGGAATAATGAACTTCCATCTTACCTCTGTTTAGACAATTATGTTTTCATAAATGTTTGTTAGTTAGAAGGATTACGCAAAACTGGATCAGTGaagaattttggtgcagatctggatcaggttgcagatccaggaatggtggttttcaacattttcactgatttcccagagaataattcaaatctgacatgtttagggaactcatatctatgagtgtgtgaaatcagAGGCAGCTTGGTTggatttaaagggactgttgggcctggaCTCTGCTTAGTGCCATTCTTGTTCATTAATATATTAGTTGACAATGAAAACCATGTCtgagtaaaacatttgaaattctcaatgtttcttttcttctgttttctaccTTTGAGAACTGAATATCTTCAGACtgttggttcagactaaacagGTGATCTGTCATGGTCACGCTGGGTCAGGGCAACAGTGACTCATCACTTCACCTGTGATCGACCCTGAAAATCCTCATCAAACATCCTGAGGGTCCCTGATACTGCTTCTATGACTCATCAGAAATATGACATCTACATTCAAATAAATGCACCTATCCTGGCTCATATATCATTTACATGGAAGAGTTAGATACATATATAAAGTTCAGCTTCTTGTGTTCTCAATCTCACACTACATTTAGTTGTGAGAGtcttttaaatatgaaacaaacacacaaatatagtTAAATATTAATGAGTAATAGTTGTTAACCTGTCTGTCAATAGAGCAAGAACCTACCACCTATATACATTCAAATAAACCTACTCTGCCTCCTGATATTTACATTGATGTGTCAGGGTGAGTTATGCTATGttgtggctacacacacacacacaggtacctGCTTGTTTGACAGAGCTGGAGTTCAGGAGTCTGACGCCTTTCAGACTCTGCATCATGGTGGACCTCACCTCAGAGTTCAGACCTGAACCCAGATCAGTCCACACATTAGTtaggaaacaggaagcagttaGATCCacaggctcctcctcctccttcttcttcttctggtttGGTGCTGCACTGTAACCAAACTGAGCTTTGTCGCCCCCTGCTGTTGAGTTGTCGTGTCCACTCAGTCTTTGTTTCAGTCCACAGTCCAGCACACAGTCTCATCGTGTCCCTGCTGTCAGTTCAGTATGAAGCTATAGTGAAGAGGGTTAGGACACTGATCAGACTGTTATTGATCATTGATCATTTTCATTGTAGAAtaatgtctctgtctttgtttatgTAGCCGTACATGGCTGGTGATCCATTAAAAGCTAACCAAACATTACAGCTGgttcaaaatatttttcagaTATCATATCATGTTATTTATATGAtcactgtgtgttttatgaCAGTCGTTTGGGATTTAATTGACTGAGAGAAACTCTCTTCTAATATCAGTTCTGTGCCTGGACTGTAAACTGTATATTGTATTTTGTCATGATAACcatttatcatcatcacattcaGTAGCTACCGACCGTTATTGTTATTTGatctgtttattgtttgtttaatgcTCACACAGCGCCCCCTGGGAATGTGTATTGATACTGAGTTAATTATCACGATGGAAAATAACAAATTTAACAGGTTGAAATGTTGCCTGTTAAGTTCAGATGAGTTTAATTCAATGGGCTTTTCCTCTATGATCGTCAGTATCCACCACACAACAGTCCAGAtagctttggtccccatgatgTCGACctgtcctgacaaggtcagtgttcaTGCTGGGAAAGGTCTCATGGaggcaacaaacacaaacacaccctgtttgtttgcatgtcttTAATATGATCGTCTATATTCAGATGAGATTTCACTGAGCGTGTGAAGATGAAACACAGAATAACAAAGtgactcataaatatcaggtGGTGGAAGTAAAAGTTTCCAGTTTAAGGTTGGGGATATTGTGCAGTGAGAATGGTAGAGACGTCGGGTGGGAGGGCTGTAATCATTTGGTGAccggacagagggagggagtaTAAAAGGTCAGCTTTGAGGGGGGGCAAGTCAGGTCGAGAAGAATTTTCATAACACAGGATATTTTACCACAGGTAGGTACTGTCTGTTTTTCAATACTTTCATGATACAATCTTAGAATACAAATGTGTTGTTTATGGAATATTGACAGAgaataaagctgactttgagTAAGACACAGCAACGACTTGGTTAAAACAAATTGGTAATAATTGGACATTTAGAGTTTTAGGATTATTTGACATACTTATGTTATTTATCATACGTTAAAGATGCAGCAGAAATGTCTAAAACCCAGCTGGAGAATGTCTTGTTCTAtataaaattgaaatatatataaagctcTTTCACAATATCAAGGTCCCTGAATTAAAGGATCTATACCCACGGCaactaaacaaaaatacaaatgcagAAGATTGTGCTCTCATGAGAAATGTGGATTTTAAAGAAAACCAACAGTGCATCTGATTTGATTGCACATTAATGAAGTGGTGGCAGCACTGAGGACACATCACAGACTGAGTGAGGGCAGATGGGGTCATGTATCTGCCTCTTCCTAATAACAATGGGCTTTGATTAGAGTGGCTCTTGGCTGCTGGACATCAAATCAAACAGGAGAGATGTAACGCCGGAAGAAAAAGGATGACGCTGTTTATGTAGCTTATGTAAATGTCATGTGATCAggacactttgtttttctcagttttgatttttctctgtaatgtttttaatcatcCTCCACTTCAACTCCTCAGATCATGACTGACTTCGACATGGTTTTGAAGTGCTGGGGTCCAGTGGAGGCAGACTACGCCAGCCATGGAAACATGGTTCTGACCCGGTCAGTGGCTCTGATGAGACCTTCAGTGACCTCTGTGTCCTCAGTGGTAGCTGCGGCCCTGGTGCTGTATTATCTCTGCTGAATCctctcatttccttttcttcacAGTTTGTTCAAGGAGCACCCGGAGACTCAGGAGCTGTTCCCCAACTTTGTTGGCATCCCTAAGGGGGACCTGGCCGGGAACGGAGCCGTTTCCACCCACGGCGCCACTGTGCTGAGGAAACTTGGTGACCTGCTGAAGGCCAAAGGAAACCACGCTACCATCCTCAAACCTCTGGCCCACAGCCACGCTACCAAGCACAAGATCCCCCTCAACAACTTCAGGGTAACCTCAGTGTACATGAGTGAATATTAACGCTGAagaccttttgttttgtttattagttcgcaggattaaaaaaaaactggccTCAACCGATATCCATGGAATTTTGTGAAGGGGTGGGGCAAGACCCAAAGAAGAGCCAATTAAATTTAGGtacagatctggatcaggaagCGGAATctggaatttatttttttactttcttcaaCAATGCAATCAACATTTGAGttgttttctcagagaataacaCAGGGACTGATacttatatttgtatatattcatTTGTTGCAGATAcagataaaaatccagatctatgttttaatgtggttttataaaggaactgttgggccttcaCAGAGACATGTTCTCTCCTGAGTGCAGTTGTAATCATGTATGTGACTAAAGTTACATCTGTTTCATCCAATTGATTTTGTGTCCTCCAAACCTGATTTTAGAGCctttctctgtattttctcgACAGCTGATTACTGAGGTCATTGTTCAAGTCATGGCGGAGAAGGCCGGGCTGGATGCAGCCGGGCAGCAGGCTCTGAGGAACGTGATGGACATCGTCATCGCTGACATTGAGGCAAACTACAAAGAGCTGGGCTTCatcgaaaaatgaaaatgaattttgTCATGTCGAGgtcaaaagaaaagacaagaaataTTCTGCATGCAAGTGcttttaaagaataaatgtataatctatttgaataaataaataatacggCATCACTATATATTAGAGCTCCAGATGTTGTCAGTTAAAAGTTCCAAAGaagataaaatgtaattttgcacAACTGTATTAGATTGTGTTGCATCGTCAAGGTTTACTGCTCTGTAATACATATGGTTTTTATCTGAACTCTGATCTTGGACGTAAACATCAATATTGGGTAAAGACGTATCAATTAATACCAATAAAACTCTTTGTTGTTCAACTCTGCTCCTTATTCTTCATCTCAGGTTGTATAAGTTTCATTTTAACTTTCTATTTCATCACTTAACCCATCCAAAGTAATAAATCAGTTAAACTAACTGATTCTCTGTTgtataaatgaaatgaagtcCAGGTATAAGGTCAAGAATAAAACTCTTCACATTAAGAACAAACTCACACACTTACAAATGAATGCACACCGACACGTGCACATTTCCAAAGAACTCCACTTGAACACTTCAGCAACAGCAATGTCACCAACAACTCGTCTCGATCTTAATAAGCTGATCCACGTGGACGTGTCGTTGCAGACTGGACTGTATTTGGTCCTTTTCAATGAAGCAGCTATATCGGGGACTTGACTGCTCCTTCAACTTCCTGGAAACCATCCTCCACTGATCAGtgctttggtccagactgaaatatcttttGGAACGAGACACAACAAATGGCCCAGACATGCATAATCCCCAGAGGAAGAATCCTAATGACTGACTGTTAACTTGGGATTCCTGTTGAACATCATTATGGAGAAGTTTTAGCTTACAGTGAAACATCTCAACATCTGCTCACGGGACTGACGCAGACTTATTAGTTCATGATATCCCTCGACTGTCTTACATTGTCAGGTCAGATTTTTCTTTCATCCAAAACTAATGACAAACCTGCAAATCAGCTCTGACCTGTCTGACAGTCGCTGTAACCTCTGAGGTGGTCGTAAAGGTCGTGGAGCTGCTCCACCGTGTCGCTGACACATCAGAGGTCACACAGGCAAGTTTTTATTCATTAGTCAAGTGTTACTGTAACAGAACCAAGAGTGTTATCACAGACATTCCTCAGTCCCACCGGCTCCTTGCTGTCCTTCCATTTTCTGACGTGATGCCAGTGTTTGGTTAACAAGTGTGATGGATAACTGCCAGGATGATAATCTCACTattaatagtgtgtgtgtgtgtgtgtgtgcagccaaacacaaatgcagacgTGACACCAGGCACAGAACCTCTGGTTCCACTCCTCTGCCTGCCCACTGAACCAGGGCCAAACTCACTGGTGCTCGCCAGCACTCTCTGGCTACATGTCCCTAGTGTGATGAGCCAAACCCTATTCTTCTTGaggttattaataataataataataaatcattcacACTTCTAAGGTCCCTAAAATTAATTTGTATAAATACCTCAATATTTAGAAATTTAAATGgacaattatttaaatgtttgtgacaTTTATCTTAGTCATCCAGAGTGAAAATGATttacaaataaattatttcaaGTTTCAAGATGAAGGAAAGAATGCTTagtcatgtttttattgaccagatttattttcatctatttaCATGTCCAATAAATCTCTCATATatcaaaaatgaaatcaaacattaCCATATAAAGTACACAGACAAGTATGTTATAATTATTTACACTGTTCAAAACATATTCTGTGGCAGCATCATGAAGATATCTGATAACACTCCACGGTTAGATTTAGATTCCCCGCACATCCACACTGATGTCTCCATTTGACTGCTCGGACCCCTGCTCAGGTTGAAGGTGGGAACAGTCATGTGACCAGACTCCACCTGATGATACAAATGACAAAGTTGTAACTTGTCCCGCCCACACAGGTGAAACAATGCTACCAGTGAAGGAGATGTCTATACAGTCCTACATGTATTGCTACTACATGAGAAAATGTGACTTTAATAGGGGTAAGTGAAATTTGCCAGGGAATAATTTAGAGAACAT
This is a stretch of genomic DNA from Paralichthys olivaceus isolate ysfri-2021 chromosome 8, ASM2471397v2, whole genome shotgun sequence. It encodes these proteins:
- the mb gene encoding myoglobin — protein: MTDFDMVLKCWGPVEADYASHGNMVLTRLFKEHPETQELFPNFVGIPKGDLAGNGAVSTHGATVLRKLGDLLKAKGNHATILKPLAHSHATKHKIPLNNFRLITEVIVQVMAEKAGLDAAGQQALRNVMDIVIADIEANYKELGFIEK